The sequence AGTGGATGACAAGATGCTGAAGTTCCTGGATGACTTTGAAGGCGTTCCCAAAACGTACCAGCGCACCATGATCCagctggaggtggaggagtCAGTGAGCCAGATGGAGGGGAGGGAGACGCTGTCACCAGGAAAGATCACAGAGGCATTTGTGTACACTACGACAACATACCAGCCAGACTGGCCGTCACTGCCCTGCTTCGAGAGCTATGATGCAAACGGAGATCATGGGCTCAAGTATGTGACCAGAGAAGCACGGGACTGATGTGGCTCACT is a genomic window of Mastacembelus armatus chromosome 2, fMasArm1.2, whole genome shotgun sequence containing:
- the LOC113127145 gene encoding gamma-glutamylaminecyclotransferase B isoform X2 is translated as MTRVFVYGTLKKGQPNYFRMFNHNNGKAKFLASALTSEKYPLVIAGKYNIPFLLNIPGEGKRVHGEIYKVDDKMLKFLDDFEGVPKTYQRTMIQLEVEESVSQMEGRETLSPGKITEAFVYTTTTYQPDWPSLPCFESYDANGDHGLKYVTREARD